A part of Carettochelys insculpta isolate YL-2023 chromosome 1, ASM3395843v1, whole genome shotgun sequence genomic DNA contains:
- the LOC142007392 gene encoding olfactory receptor 52R1-like, which yields MSDFNTTNFINPSTFILLGIPGLESSYIWISIPFCTMYIIALVGNFTILFIVKTEKSLHEPMYYFLCMLAVTDLVLTTSNMPKTLSIFWFKSREINFNACLTQMYFIHCFSSLESGILVAMALDRYVAICHPLRHSAILKNPMVAKIGLAVVLRSCILALPYPFLARRWPYCRTNIIPHSYCAHIAVVNLACTDVRLSSYYGLFVLFSVIGVDVISIIVSYTQILRAIFRLPTKDARLKTFGTCGSHLCAISILYVPDFFSSLTQRFASNVPRHFLILFSNVYLLAPPVLHPIIYGMRTKQIRDRLFRLLTQNQN from the coding sequence ATGTCAGATTTCAACACAACTAACTTCATCAACCCCTCCACCTTCATtctgctgggcattcctggcctaGAATCCTCCTATAtatggatctccatccccttttgCACCATGTATATTATAGCCCTTGTGGGAAACTTCACCATCCTCTTCATTGTGAAGACAGAGaaaagcctccatgagcccatgtactatttcctctgcatgttgGCTGTCACTGACCTGGTCCTGACCACATCCAACATGCCCAAAACtctgagcatcttctggttcaaatccagagagatcaatttcaatgcctgcctcacccagatgtactTCATTCACTGCTTCTCATCACTGGAGTCTGGGATCCTTGTGGCCATGGCTTTGGATCGCTATGTTGCCATCTGCCATCCTCTGAGACATTCCGCCATCCTGAAAAACCCCATGGTGGCCAAGATTGGCCTGGCCGTGGTGCTGCGCAGTTGCATACTTGCATTACCCTACCCCTTCCTCGCGAGACGAtggccatattgcagaaccaacatcatccccCACTCGTACTGTGCGCACATAGCCGTGGTGAACCTGGCCTGCACTGACGTCCGCCTCAGTAGTTACTACGGCCTCTTCGTGCTATTCTCTGTGATCGGAGTGGATGTCATTTCTATTATCGTGTCCTACACTcagatcctcagggccatcttcCGCCTCCCCACAAAGGATGCCCGGCTCAAGACTTTTGGGACCTGCGGTTCCCACCTCTGTGCCATCTCCATTTTATACGTTCCAgattttttctcttctctcactCAACGTTTTGCCAGCAATGTACCTCGGCATTTCCTCATTCTCTTTTCTAATGTGTATCTTCTGGCACCTCCAGTGCTACATCCTATCATCTACGGCATGAGGACCAAACAGATCCGAGACCGGCTGTTCCGCCTTCTTACTCAAAATCAGAACTAA